CCTATCTTTGTAAATTGCTAATCCTGTTGGTCTTCCAAAGAGTTTATCTGAGCCTATTTCTCCGAGATATTTACCATCATCACTAAATATAAAAATTTTTTTTAAATACGAATCTGATATATATATTTTTCCATTAATATCAATGGCTACACCAATGGGTGAGATAAGATGTTGGTCCTTTGCGTCTGTTATCTGAAAATAATTTTTCTTTTTTTGGTCAAAGATGTGAACGAGAAAAAGGCCGGGATCTGTTACGTATATTTTCTCCTCCTGAACATATATACCATGTGGTCTTAACATTAAATTTTCTGATTCTTCTTTGCCTGTGAGAGAGTCGATTACTTTTTTTAGCCAGTTTTTCTTTATACCAAAATCTAAAGAACTTGAAATGCTCTGAATAAATCTAATTTTTGCTTCATAAGGAGGAGGTGGCCATACCATTTCATTTTCTTTTTGGATTGTATTGTTTTGTTTCAGTTGTTGGTCAAGGGAAGCACATGCCTCTACCAGTAGTAGAAGGCAAAGTAATAAATAAAAGTATTTTAATTTCCTCAAAAAAGATAAATTATAACTAATTATCAAAATGATCTCCTTAACTTTATTATAAATCGTCTATAATTTCTCTCACGATTATTTTCCTCTTGATTCTGAGCCCAGTATTCTGCGCTGAGATAGACCTTTGCAACCCTATAACTTAAAGATATTTCATACTCTCTTACTTTTCTGTCGAAGCCTATATCATAGTTATACCACATTTCTCTCCACCAGGATAAAAGACGCAGTCTTCTTGAAAAAGGAAAATTAAACTTGACTTCATAAAAAGTTTTACTTGAACCTATAGAGTCAATTTCGCCAAAATTATAACCAGACCTTAAATTTAAGGTTGCTCCTTTTCGACCAATCGGATAAAAAATTTGACCAAGAAAAACATAATAATTTTTCTCAATCTCTGTTTTCAGCATTGAGGATTCAAAATAATCATAGCTATAGTCAAAATATTTTTTGGGCCGTTCTTTACTTGATGAAGAGTTATAATATTCAACTTCTAAAGACCAGGGTGCCTTTTTGAGAGCTCTGCCTCTTACTCCAAGCGTGAAGGTATTTGTCATGCTTTCATATTTACCTTCTTTTACTTCCATATCTTCAAAATAAAAATCATAAGGATATTCCTCTTCATAAATTTTAAAAGTCCCATTCAGTATGTGAAAACTATATGATAAATAAATAGTCCCCCATCTATATTTTCTTGTTGTAACTTGCAAGTTAATTGAATGTTGTGTGTATTCGCCTTTTAGTTCATTATTTCTTTGTATAAAATTATAATATGTGTATAAATGATACTTTTTGAAGGGTTTAGAATAATTTAATGAAGCAAATATTGAATCAAATTTGTATTCGTTTTCTCGCTCGTTAATAATACCGTAATTCATTGATAGAGAAGAATAAAGGTTTTTAGCAAATCTATAAGTAAAAAAACCCCGAATTTCTTCTCTCTCGGATTCATTTTTAAGAATATCTGTTTTATTCTCATATTTTTCATAGATATAATGATATTCGTGGGAAAAATTCTTCCATTTATGGGCCTGTAAGTTGGTATATATCCCGAAGTTTTTAGAAGATTCCTGATTAGAAGATTCTTGATCATAATATTTAAAAAAATTTACAAATTTAAATTTTTTTAAATCTGTATTAGTGTATATATTTGCATATTTATTTTCTCGGTTATCTTTTTGTGTTTGTATATCAGAATATCCAAAATTAAGTGAATACTGGGTTCGTAATTTATTAAGTATGCCGCGAATATTTAAATAAAATGAATCAGAAGTTGTTTCTCTATCAATTTTTCGAGAGGGTGGTGATTCGATATTCATATGGTAATATTCAAAACGGATGAGGGGAAGTTTTCTAAGATTTATACCGAGGATAGCTCCATAATTTATTATTTTCATATCATAAATACTGCCATCTCCATAAATACCACCGAACGAATAGTCAGAGATTGTTGCATATGTTGTTAAATTAATTGGTCGATATGGTAAAAAGACAGCAGAAAGTTCATAAATATAACTATCTGAATGTGGTTTGAATTGAGAAGTTGAATCGAGGGTTTTTTCGTCTATAAATGTAAAGCGTGAAGAAAATACTAAAAGTTTTGGATGAATTAAAAAGCCCTTCAGGCCTAAACCATATTCTTGTTCAAGAATAGAATAACTACTTTCATATTTTCGATTATTTTTTACTGTGATATTATAGTCTTTATAGGTGAGCTCTATGCTACTTTCAATAGTAAATTTACGCGGATAAGAGATGCGCATTTGAGCATTTGTATCTTTTTTAAATAAGAATAATTCGCAAATAAAAACAAGACATAAAAGTAATAATAATTTTTTTTTTCTTTTAACATTACACTTTTTATGTTTGTTCCTTCAGATACTGAAATACTTGAACTCTTCTGTTAAAAGTGTCAGACACATAGACCTTATCGTTTTCATCAATATATAACCCTGACGGTAGATAAAATTCTCCCGGTTTTCGCCCACCACGACCAATCCATAGAAGGAGTTGACCATCTTCATTAAAGATTTGAAAGTTATTGAAAGCTGCATCAACTACATAAATATGACCCTCTGAGTCAACTCCAATACCGTGTGGTCTTGAAAAGTATCCTGATGCATCACCTAATTTCCCGAATTTTTTGAGAAAATTTCCATTGGAATCAAAAATTTGCACTCTAAAATTGAAACCATCGACAACATAAAGTCTTGATTTATTATCAATCGCTAAGTAACTTGGAAAATTGAATTCGCCATCAAGACCACCACGTTTCCCGATATTAAAAAGGAATTTTCCATTCTTGTCATACACTTTAATAATATGTGCTCTTGTATCTGATACATAAAGTCTCTCTGTTTTTTCGTCATATGCAAGCCCTGAAGGGCCTATAAATTCGCCAGGAGCACCAATTGTAATAATAATATTATCCTTATTTTTATCAATACCGAAAACCTGTTTTAGTCTCGAATCAGAAACAAAAATGATTTCTCTTTTATTGTCTATTGCAATACCAACTGGTCCTGCAAGAGAACCAAATCCTAAAAAACGTAATGTTTTTTTCTCAAAATCGAAAACAAATATTATACGCAACTCAGAATCTGCAACATAAATATTACCTGCTTTATCTGCTACGACACCATTAGGTCTCCGCAGGCGTTCAACTTTTTCTTTGCCTATTAAGAAAGTCATAAGTTCTCCAAGTCCACCAAAATCTTCCTTGCTCGCCCATTGACTGATCCATTTTATTCTTGCTTTTTCAGGTGGCTTAGGCCATACAAATTCTCCATCTGTAGAAAACTGAGTCTTAATTTGCGATGGTGAACAGCAGGTGAAAATCAAAAATATTGTTCCTGTAATGGTAAGAAAAATAATTCTTTTTAACATTTCTTCCTCAAAATATTATTTAGATCAGTAATATTTGTGACAACGTTGACATATATTTTCTATCAAGAATAATTTTCTAAAGTTTGAGCTGTGTGGCTCATGACAGCTTACACAAGTTAGCTCTTTCCCTGGATTTTCAGGATCAAAAACCTCAATCATTCTGCTTGGATTATTAGGATCAGGAATTTTTTTTGGTTTCCCAGGAAAATTCGGATCTGTTACACCTCTAACAGGATGATATTTCCTTTTAGACCCTCTTGTAAAAGCAGCTGTGATGTGCCCGCCTGTTGCCTGGGGTGTGTGACAGGTTACACATGCATCGTTTACATGAGATTTATAAATTAAAGAAGGATTGTCTGATACATGTGGAATGTGACAGCTTGTGCAACCTCCTGGCATATTTATTATCTTATGTATATTTTTTTTTGTAAATTTTGACTTATCATGGCATGTATAACATAATTCAGGTTGATTTTTTAACAGAATTTTATCAACTTCAGATGCATGTGGTGTATGACAACCATTGCACATGCCTACTAATGTATGGCCTGATTTTCCATTTTTGAACTTTGCTTCTTCATGACAGTTATAACAGAGACCGGGTATATCTTTGAGAAGAATCTTTTGAAAATTTGATTGATGGGCATTGTGACAGCCTGTGCACATTCCAGATGAAACCGGCGTATGAACTGATTTTGCTTTAAACTTTGTTTCATCATGACAATCATAACAAAGTCCAGGCATATCTTTGATAAATTTTATGCTGTCTTTTTGATCAGGATGGCTTTTTCCCTCAACAGTTCTATGACATGCTTGGCAACCGAGTCCTAAAGCAGCATGGACGCTCTTTGCAGGTGTCTTCAAATCGACATGACATTGTAAACATGATTGTTCTTCTGAATAAACGATTTTTGAGATAAAAGTCAGTAAGATTGGAAACAATAAAAGGCAAAAAAGTTTACAAAATTTCATTTGTATATACCCTCATTAAGTATTTAAAAAAAATCAAAAAAATAAAAGTTTATAATTTACTTTAATAATAGATAAGTTAAAAGTCAATAACTACCATGTAGTTCAATTTATATTAATACTAAAGTTCATTCAAATTAAAACTATAGTTGTAATTTAAAATTACCTGTAATCAAAATCCAGCGATAAAAATCGTCATTGCGAGTGAAACGAAGCAATCTATTCTCTTATAGTGAGATTGCCACGCACCCTCTGGTGCTCGCAATGACCGAATAGATAAGTTTTTATTCTGATTAACAAAAATAAAAAACTCCCAGGAGTAAATCATCAATTTACTCCTGGGAGTCGCTCGATTCAAAATATTTTACTTTGCTGCGGATTTAGACGGAAGGTCATGCACATCTACATGACATTGCAAACAGTTAGGGAATTTTTTAAGTACCACCTCGCCGTGTGGTTTTCCGTGGCATTCCTCACATTTTGGGATATATCTATGTTTGGAATGACACTGAGCACAGGCGACCTGTCTGTGTTTGCTTGCACTTCCTTCCAGTTTCTTATACACAGGTGCATGGCAGGCACCACAAACATTATTCGGCGTAGTTTGAGGATAGGCTATTATCAAAGGTGAATGTGCAGGATGGCATGAGAGACAATCTTTGTCAACCTGTTCCGGTGTATGTGGTTTGTGACATTGCATGCAGGATGGAATTAAGCCATGTTTGCTATGGTGGCATACTGCACATGCAACTTTTGTATGTTTGCTTATATTTTTCTGAAGTTCCTGCCCAACTTGTGCATGACAATCTCCACATGTTTTAGTAAACTCCGCACTCATTGCCATCTGTGTTTTAGGAGCATGAGGGTTTGAATGACACTGAGCACATGCTGCAAACTTTTCGCCGTGAATAAGTCCATGACAGCCTTCACATTTTGGCATTATCTCTTTCCAGTTCTGTTTGATTGGATTATATGCGTGAAATTTCTCATGACATTGAGTACAGTCAAGTTGATGTTTCCCGCCTTCATTCTTTATCTGGCTGAAGACAGAGTAATGACAGCGACCACATTCCGATGTGCTGAGAGGCTTAATTTCCATAGCATATGGTGATACTGGCTCGGCTTTTGCTGGTTCAGGTTGTGCAGTTGCTTCTTGTTGTTGAGGAGCTAACTGTGGCTGTGCTGCTTCAGGTGCTACTGGTTGAGATGCGCATGCATAAATGATCATTGCGAGAAGAAAAAAAACTGTAGTAAGTAAAAGTGCCTTTTTTTTGGTTTCCATTACTTATTTTACCTCCTTTCCTAAGGTATGTGCACTTAAATGACATGCATTACATTTATCAAATTGTGCAACCATAGCAGGTGGATGAGGTGTTCCGTGACATGTTTCGCATGTCGGAACCATTTTATGTTTATCTTTGTGGCAGAAGACACAGGCAAAGGCAGAATGTTTAGTCTTAGAAGCTAAAAGTTGATCAGATATTGACTGATGACATGGAGCGCAGAATTTTGAAGGCATATCCTGACCATAAGTGATTGTCATAGGCTGATGTGCAGGATGACAAGTCAGGCAGTCTTTATTCAGCATTTCTTCTGTGTGAGGTTTATGGCAGTTCATGCACGAAGGGACTTCTTTATGTGCTTTATGACACATGGTGCAGGCAACTTTTGTATGCAGGCTCGGATAGTTTTTTAACTCACTACCTTGTCCTGGATGACAGGTAAGACATGGATCGGTTAAATCCATTGCCAGTTTCATTTCAAGAGGGGCGTGTGGATCCGAATGGCAACTATTACAGTTTGGAAGCTCGTAATGGGGTTTCCCAGCATGGCATTCATTACAGGCAGGAATAATATTCTCTTTACTGACCATTGGTGGATGTCCTCTGTGGCAGTCCATGCAGCTTACAGCAGTTTTATGTTTACTGCCTTTACTATCAACAGTCTCCTGAACCTTTGGATGACATTTTATACAGTCTGAAAGCCCAAGCTGAACTGGCTGCATCACTGCTTTTTCCTGTGCATAGCTTTCCATCTGGTATGAGGATGTTAAAAAAGAAATTGATAGGATAAATACAAGTATCAAAAGGATTGGCCAGAAGGAGAAATATCTTTTGAAAAATTTCATCATTATACCCCCTTTTTAATTAACAATTGTCAAGTAATAATAACCCAAATCCAGCGACATATACTTTAGTAATCTGGATTCCTGCTCCCCGATTATGACCTGCGGGGACAACCTTCGCAGGAATGAAACTTTTAGTTCTCTCAAAATTTACTACAAGCCTTGGTTTTCAGCATACACTTATACCATCTTTATCCTTTATATGTCAAGGAAAAAAATGATGCATATCATTGAAAAAGTATTTAATTTTAAATTAAATTAGTAAATGAATTATATTGTCCTTATAGCTTTTGGTTTTTCAGGTGCTGCAGCCCTTATTTATGAAGTAGTCTGGACAAGAGCACTTTCGATCATTTTAGGCTCCACGACATATGCATTGTCTACAATGCTTTCAACTTTCATGGCAGGTCTTGCAATAGGTGGATTTATTGGTGGAAGAATTGCAGACAGAAATAAAAATCTTTTGATTACCTTTGGATTGCTTGAATTGGGTATAGGTATTTTTGGACTCATTACGATCCCTCTTATACATTTAATGCCACCCCTTTATTTCAAGATTTATAAAATGTTTCATCTATCCCCTACCGTATATTTTATATTTCAATTCATTTTATGTTCAGCTATTATGCTTATCCCTACAACATTAATGGGTGCTACATTTCCGGTAGTGAGTAAAAAAGTTACAAGCTCTATGGATGAAATTGGCAGGTGGGTGGGAAGTGCATACTCTTTTAATACATTCGGTGCTATTATAGGTTCATTTTCAGCAGGCTTCATTTTA
The DNA window shown above is from Nitrospirota bacterium and carries:
- a CDS encoding cytochrome C, with product METKKKALLLTTVFFLLAMIIYACASQPVAPEAAQPQLAPQQQEATAQPEPAKAEPVSPYAMEIKPLSTSECGRCHYSVFSQIKNEGGKHQLDCTQCHEKFHAYNPIKQNWKEIMPKCEGCHGLIHGEKFAACAQCHSNPHAPKTQMAMSAEFTKTCGDCHAQVGQELQKNISKHTKVACAVCHHSKHGLIPSCMQCHKPHTPEQVDKDCLSCHPAHSPLIIAYPQTTPNNVCGACHAPVYKKLEGSASKHRQVACAQCHSKHRYIPKCEECHGKPHGEVVLKKFPNCLQCHVDVHDLPSKSAAK
- a CDS encoding 6-bladed beta-propeller, with amino-acid sequence MLKRIIFLTITGTIFLIFTCCSPSQIKTQFSTDGEFVWPKPPEKARIKWISQWASKEDFGGLGELMTFLIGKEKVERLRRPNGVVADKAGNIYVADSELRIIFVFDFEKKTLRFLGFGSLAGPVGIAIDNKREIIFVSDSRLKQVFGIDKNKDNIIITIGAPGEFIGPSGLAYDEKTERLYVSDTRAHIIKVYDKNGKFLFNIGKRGGLDGEFNFPSYLAIDNKSRLYVVDGFNFRVQIFDSNGNFLKKFGKLGDASGYFSRPHGIGVDSEGHIYVVDAAFNNFQIFNEDGQLLLWIGRGGRKPGEFYLPSGLYIDENDKVYVSDTFNRRVQVFQYLKEQT
- a CDS encoding 6-bladed beta-propeller, yielding MIISYNLSFLRKLKYFYLLLCLLLLVEACASLDQQLKQNNTIQKENEMVWPPPPYEAKIRFIQSISSSLDFGIKKNWLKKVIDSLTGKEESENLMLRPHGIYVQEEKIYVTDPGLFLVHIFDQKKKNYFQITDAKDQHLISPIGVAIDINGKIYISDSYLKKIFIFSDDGKYLGEIGSDKLFGRPTGLAIYKDRLYVVDTLGDKILVFSKDNEKLLYCFGQNGKGHGEFHYPTHIFIDSNGYIYITDSLNFRVQIFDIDGNFVSSFGKHGDAIGNFSKPKGIAVDSEGHIYVVDSEFDVVQIFDRNGTLLLILGGTGLKKGHFLIPGGIFIDKNDYIYVADSYNRRIQIFKYIKTDV
- a CDS encoding cytochrome C, whose product is MMKFFKRYFSFWPILLILVFILSISFLTSSYQMESYAQEKAVMQPVQLGLSDCIKCHPKVQETVDSKGSKHKTAVSCMDCHRGHPPMVSKENIIPACNECHAGKPHYELPNCNSCHSDPHAPLEMKLAMDLTDPCLTCHPGQGSELKNYPSLHTKVACTMCHKAHKEVPSCMNCHKPHTEEMLNKDCLTCHPAHQPMTITYGQDMPSKFCAPCHQSISDQLLASKTKHSAFACVFCHKDKHKMVPTCETCHGTPHPPAMVAQFDKCNACHLSAHTLGKEVK